A region of the uncultured Bacteroides sp. genome:
CCGTGGAAAAGTTCCTGTATCCTTCTTGTTCTATGCTTTCATACCACTGAGCAAGCTTCAATCTGGCTACATTTTTATCATATGACTGGGAGTAAATTTGTCCCAGTTGCATCACTCTATGATATAAATGCATAATATCTGGAAACTGCTCAAAAAGAAGTGTTGCTCTAACTTTTTGCGAGTGTACCCATTTATCGGGAGCTTTAAAGAGTAAGTATCTGCTTCTGGCCAGAAGCTGCCTGAGTGTATCTCCGTTAGCAAGAACTTTTGCCTGATATTTTCTACCCTTTAACTTTGCCTGCTTTATCTTTTCTTCTTCATCTGATATAACCTGCCAGCGGTAAGAAATACGTAAATCCTGTAATGCGTCATAAGCAAGCTTCTGAACATGGAAACTATCTATAACCTGTATGGCTTTTGGAAAGCAACACCGGATAATCTTTTGCATGCTACCTGCCATATCAAGAGTAACCTCTTTTACAATATTGCGTTCCTTCTCTGGAATCTTGCAGAGTACATTTATTATATCTTCAGCTTTGGTTCCTTTAATAACAGCTACGATTGTACCTTTACGGCCATGACCTTTTTTACTTGAGAGAATAGTGTATAATTCTCCTGAGGTAAGCGCTGTTTCATCAATGCAAAGGTGATAAGAGAGGTTTTTGGGGAAGAGAATGTAATCTTCTGCATGGGACAACTGATCCCATTCCCTGAAATCACTCAGATTTTCTTTATAATACTTTTGAATGAGCTTGCCATCTAATCCATAGTGCCCAGCCAAAGATTCGCTGCTGACAGCATTATTGTCTAAGTAATTCTTTTAAAAAAGCACCGAACTCAGCGGTTATGCGAGTACCGGTGGCAACCAGATTCCAATCACGGCTATATGTTTTACCGGTTTGAGTATCTTCCCAACGGCGCCGTTTAATGCGAAGATAGACCGCTTTACCTCGTACAGGAAAATCCTGAACTTCGATTTCCGGCATAAATCCTTTTGAATGAAGAGGAAGTGTTTTGCATTCTTCAGGAATAATATTCTTCTCTTCAAGGAACAGAATAAAACAGGTTTCCAAGGATTCACTGTTGATTAAATCAAAATAATCTAGCAGGCCCGAAGGCAAAAACATGCCTAAAATATCAAGTGGGGTTGGGTTATCTATCTTCTTTTTCATTGTGCAAAGATAAACTTTTAACTAGGATCCCCCAAGAATTCGGACTGATCCGTTATATGTTACATAAATGAATTCAAAAAAAAATTAGTGTGCAATAATATCTATTGTTATGTATAAATAGGGAGACGCAAAGATTATTTATGAATGAAGGTAACCAACTTTTATTGTTCTTTTGAAAGCCAGACTGATAATTCCAGAAAAAAGAGGAGAAAACAAAAAAGCACTTAAACAAAAAGTCTAAGTGCTTCTGCAAGGTGGTGCCACCAGGAATCGAACCGGGGACACAAGGATTTTCAGTCCTTTGCTCTACCAACTGAGCTATGGCACCTTTTTTGCGATTGCGGGTGCAAAGATAGACATATTTTTGAAATTACCAACATCTTTTGTTTTTTTTTCTTCTTATCTATTAGATAATTCAAAATTTTGCTTTACTTTTGCATGTGTAAACAATCGGAGTGTAGCGCAGTTGGTAGCGTACTACGTTCGGGACGTAGGGGTCGGGCGTTCGAATCGCCTCACTCCGACAAAGCGATGAATGATGTAAATCATTTGTCGCTTTTGTCTTTCTGTACCACCTCATCAATCTTCTTGATTACTTTGCAAGGATTACCGTACGCCAACACACCTGCAGGAATATCTTTTGTAACCACACTGCCTGCACCAATTACTGAACCTTCGCCTATGGTAACGCCGGGAAGAACTGTTACATTGCCGCACAGCCAGCAATTATCACTGATAACAACCGGGTGGGCCGACATGTAACCTTGGTTTCTGTCTTCGTAACCGAATGAGTGTATCACGGTATAGATGGAGCAGTTAGGACCGATGAAACAGTGATTCCCAATTGTGACAAGTGCTTCATCTAGTACTACTAAATTGAAGTTTATAAAAGTGTTATCTCCAATTTCCATATTACCGAAGTCTATATGTATGGGGCTGTTGGGAAGAACATTGAGGCCCACTTTTTTTAGAAATACTTCTAGTATTTGCCGCTTGCGGACTTTATCGGATGGTGGTGTTTGGTTGTACTGGAAACAAAAATCGTGTCCTCGTTCTAATAGTGGCACAAATTCCGGGTTGAAGCCCCAATAAACTTCTCCGGCAGCCATTTTCTCTATGTCTGTCATTGTCTTTTTTAAATAATGTGTGCCAAATTTAATATAATAAAGGTATTAACATGGCGTAAGAGTGTTAAAGGAATGATAAATAACGTTTATTATTTAAAAGTATTTCTTATTGTATTACATTCTGACCCCTTATATAAACAAATTGCTTTATGTTTGTATCTATTATAAAGAAGCAAGAGGCTTTTTTTTATTATACACGATACCACACACAGACAGAAACTACTTAATTAACGAACTAAACGATTCTTCTAAAGTAATTTATCAGGCTCTGAGAAAGAGTAAACATTAAAACACGAAAAAAATGAAGAAGATTTTAGTTTTAGCAATTATTGCTATGGTTTCAGCAACATCAGTTGCACAAATTTCCTGGAATGTAAAGGGAGGAATTAATCTAAGTTCTTTCGGAGGTGAGGATCTGAATGGTTCAAAACTCAATCTCAATTATCAGGTTGGGGTGGGCATGGATTATGCTTTAAGCAAAAGAATTTCCATTCAGCCTTCTTTATTGTTTATAACTAAAGGGGCTAAATATCATTCAGGCCTTGAGAAAATGACTCTGAATCCGCAATATATTGAGCTACCAATAATGGCGGCTTATAAATATCGTCTTTCTGATAAGATGAAACTGGCTATTAGTGCCGGTCCGTATATAGCTTACGGTATTGGAGGAAAGTTTAATGATGAGATCTCTACCGGCGGATCAACCACTCTGGTTGAGAAGAATATTTTTGGTGACCGGAATAATTTTACTAACAGACCTCTGACTGATAACAGACTTGATTATGGATTGGGTGCTGGTGCGGCAATTGAAACCAATCACTTTATAGTTGGTTTGAATGCTTCATCCGGATTGAAGAAAATTCTTAAAGATCAGTTAACTTTTAAGAATGCAAGGAATGTATGCTATTCATTATCTGTTGGATATAAGTTCTGATACAGATATTATCTGAAATAACATTTTTTAAAAGCGGCTTTTACAGTGATCTGTTTAAGCTGCTTTTTTAAATCTATCAGGAAAAAAGCATTTCATCCCTCACTCCCTCACTATTGTTGTTAATATGCTGATTAATAATATAATATTCCGTGATGGTTGCAGCTTTATCCCTCACTAAACTCTCACGAAAAGCGTCATCCCTCACTTTTTTAACAGTTGTTAATTCGGTTTTCTTTGTCGTCTGTGTTGTCCTGAAGTGGCCTGCTGTTCTAAAATTCATGCTAACATTTGTTAAAAAGGTGAGAGATGCCCCCAAAAGTGAGGGATGAGTGAGGGATGAAATTGCTACCTTCACTAGTTAAATGTCATATTTCTAAGTGATTATATAAAATAGTGACGGAGTGAGGGTAGCTTTTCATTTTTCTGTAGAATTTGCAAAAAAGCACAAATTAAAAACTCCCGCCGTCTTTTTTTGAACTCCCGCCGTCTTTTTTAAAAAGACGGCGGGAGTTTGGAGGAAACTAAACCGGAGTTTCTTTCCGGTTATTCACCAATAAATAAAATCCATTCACCAATGGATTTTATTTATTGGTGAATGGATTTCTATTGTCATATTAAAACATTCTATTCGTCAGGTTGTTATAATTTTTAATACCTGAAACATGGAAATGCTTTTGTTTTAGATGCTTTAATACTAGAGTTATGAAATTCACTCCAGAGAAATACTCCATTGCTGATGAACGGATGAAACCATTTATTGACCCGGTAGAAATAAGGGATTATCTTAATGATACTGTTTCTTCAAAAGAAAGGGTTCGTGAGATAATTACTAAATCACTTTCAAAGCAAAGGCTGAACCTCGAAGAAGTTGCTTGTCTGGTAAATGCCAATACTCCTGAGTTGATTGAGGAAATCAAGGAAGGTGCGAAGGAACTTAAACGCTTAGTATATGGAAACAGAATAGTACTGTTTGCACCGCTTTATATTGGCAATAAATGTACTAACGACTGTGCTTATTGCGGTTTCAGAATATCTAATAAGAATGCCATACGGAAAACTCTTACGGATGAGGAACTTGTCAAAGAGATTGAATCGCTGGAAGATAAGGGGCAGAAAAGGCTGATTCTTGTTTATGGTGAACATCCGGAGTATAGTCCCGGGTATATTGCTCATACCGTAAAGATTGCTTATGGCGTAAAAAAGGGAAAAGGAGAAATAAGGCGGGTCAATATCAATGCCGCGCCTCTTGATGTCGATGGATTCAGGGTGGTGAAAGCTGCCGGAATAGGAACCTATCAGGTGTTTCAGGAAACTTATAATCCCGATGCTTATAAAATTTATCATCCAAGTGGCAGGAAGGCCGACTATGGTTACAGGCTCACGGCTTTGGACAGAGCGCAGGAAGCGGGAATTGATGATGTGGGTATAGGTGCTTTGTTTGGTTTGTATGACTGGCGCTTTGAAGTGATGGGACTGGTTCGCCATGCAAATCATTTGGAGGCTTGTTACAATGTGGGTCCGCATACCATCTCTTTCCCAAGGGTAAAAGATGCATCGGGGCAAAATCTGAAGACGGACTATTTTGTAAGTGATGCGGATTTTACCAAACTGGTTGCTATTTTGAGATTATCTGTACCTTATACCGGAATGATACTGACCGCAAGGGAGCCTGCCCGGCTCAGGGATGAAATAATTCAGTTCGGTGTTTCGCAGATTGACGGTGGAACCAATATAGAGATTGGCAGTTATGCAGAATCCACTGCTAAAAAGAATCTGAACAGGGGACAGTTCCAGATAAATGATGACAGGCCACTGAATGAGATAATTGATGAATTGCTTGACCAAAACATGATTCCTTCTTTTTGCACGGCCTGTTACCGGATTGGCAGAACAGGTGAGCATTTCATGGAATTCTCTGTTCCGGGATTCATTAAACGTTATTGCACGCCAAACGCCATTCTCACATTGGCGGAATATCTCATTGATTATGCACCTCAACATACAGCCGATAAGGGCTGGAAGGTTATCAGCTCAACAATTGACAAGATGGACGATGAAAAGATGAAGATATCTATTCACGAGAAAATCAGTCTGTTGAAATCAGGGAAAAGGGATTTATATTATTAATTCTAATTTTAGTTATTATGGGCCGGGATTTAAAACCTCATATCGGAATTTTTGGTCGGAGAAATGTGGGCAAGAGCTCATTCATTAATGCCCTTACAGGAATGGAAGTTGCCATCGTGTCTGAAGTTGCAGGCACAACAACCGACCCAGTAAAAAAGTCAATGGAAATATTAGGCGTTGGCCCTTCCATCATTATTGATACCGCAGGTATTGATGACAGTGGAGAGCTTGGTGAAAAAAGAATTGCAAAAACACTGGATGTAATCAAACAAATAGATTGCGCCGTGTTACTTATTGCCGAAAATACGTTTGATGAGTTCGACGAAATGCTGATCCGTAAATTTGGCAGATATAATATTCCCTGTCTGATTGTGTATAACAAAACCGATATTGAGGCTTTGATGAATAGTACAATCAAAGAGATTCAGCAGTATACAAACGCCCCGATTGTAGAGTTTAGCGCAAAGACAAATTCCAATGTCGATTGTGTTATTGAAGCACTCAAAAGTATCATCCCCGAAACGGCTTATCAGAATCCATCCTTATTGAAAGGTATTATAAGTCGTGGAGACATTGTTTTGCTTATTACCTCTACAGATTCGGAAGCCCCTGAAGGACGACTGATTTTACCTGAGGTAATGGCTATTCGTGATGTGCTCGATAATGGGGCCATTAATATTGTGGTAGAGAAAACCGAACTGGAATTATTCTTGCAGAATACTGCTATCAAACCAAAATTGGTTATTACCGATAGCCAGGCTTTCAAGTTGGTAAACAAGATTATTCCTTCCGATATTCCGTTAACCGGTTTTAGTGTGGCTTTTGCTCACATGCGCGGGCCTTTCAATGAATATGTGAAAGGGGCGAAGAAGATTTCAAATCTAAAAGACGGTGACAGGATATTGATTCTGGAATCGTGCACTCATCAGGTGAGCTGTGACGATATCGGGCGATTTAAAATTCCACGTTGGCTGAAAGAGTTTACTCATAAACAGTTGGATTTTGATATAGTTACTGGTCTGGATGAAATTAAGAACCCGGTAACCGACTATGCTTTAATCATTCAATGCGGTAGTTGCATGATAACCCGGAAGCAAGTTTTCAGTCGCCTATCTGATGCCATCGAAGCAGGTGTTCCCGTTACAAACTACGGATTAACCATTGCCTGGATAAATGGAATTTTTGATAGGGCTATTGCTCCCTTTATGAATTGACGTATGATTGCTGTATGCGAAATATTAGAGAAACAGGAACTTTCAAGGCAGGATATTATTCGTTTACTTTCAATTACAGATAAAGGCGATCAGGAGCTGTTAATAAAGAAAGCCTATTCAATAAAAGAAAGTACCATTGGCAGGAAAGTATATCTGAGGGGATTAATTGAGTTTTCTAATTATTGTAGAAAGAACTGTTATTATTGTGGCATAAGAAGCGGGAATAATAAAGTTGCCAGATATTCACTTTCCGACGATGAGATTCTTCAAGTGGTTGAGTTTGCACAGAAGCAACAATTAAAAGGAATTGTTCTTCAATCGGGAGAATTAAACAGGTCGGATTTTACAAAAAGAATTACAGCGCTGATAACTAAAATAAAGAATGCTGCCAATCCGGAATTTCGCATCACACTCTCTCTTGGAGAACAATCATTGGAAACCTATCAAAGATGGTTTGATGCCGGAGCCCAACGCTATTTGCTGAGGATTGAAACCAGTAATGAGGATCTTTATAAAAAGATACACCCTGCCGACGGTTTGCATAGTTTCAAAGTACGCCTCAGGTGTCTCGAAGATATTCAGAAAACCGGCTATATGACAGGCACTGGAGTGATGATTGGCTTACCTTTTCAAACAATAGAGAACCTTACAGACGATTTATTGTTTATTAAAGAAAGGGACATTGATATGGTAGGTATGGGGCCGTATCTTGAACATGCTGATACGCCGTTGTACGATCATAAAGATTTACTGATGCCTTTAATGGAACGGTTTAATCTGTCCATTCGCATGATCGCTGTTTTAAGAATAATGATGCCGGATATAAATATAGCATCAACAACAGCCCTTCAATCAATATTCCCTTTGGGAAGAGAGCTAGGGTTGAAAGCCGGAGCAAATGTAATGATGCCTAACATCACACCATTAAAATACAGACGCAGTTATCTTCTTTACGATAACAAACCCTGTATTGACGAAGAAGCTGATGATTGTTGGGACTGTCTTGAAAAGAGGATTAAAATGATTGGCGAAGAAATAGTGCGTAATGAATATGGCGATTCAAAACATTTTATAAACAGGATTCAAATAGATTAATCCAGATGTTAACCGAAGACGATGTATGCAATGTTAATATGATGACAGAAGAAGAGAAATATAATCTTCTTAAAACTGTGATCATTGATTACGACCGGAAGGAGAGTAATCTTATTCAGATTTTGCATATGGCACAGGCTATATTCAGTTACCTTCCTACTGAAGTTCAGTGTTTTATTGCCGACCAAATGGGACTGTCTGTCTCATACGTAAACAGTGTTTTAACGTTTTATTCCTTCTTTTCAACCAAACCAAAAGGGGAATATAATATTTCTGTATGTTTGGGCACGGCTTGCTATGTTCGTGGGGGAAAGGAAGTGCTAAATAGATTGAAAGATGAACTGGGAATAGATGTGGGCGAAACTACAGCGGACAAGAGGTATTCGCTTACAGTGATGCGTTGCATTGGTTCTTGTGGCCTTGCACCGGCAATGACCATCAACGGCAAGGTCTATAAGCAGGTGAATCCAAATAAAATCAAACGAATTTTGGGTATGTTGAAATAGGTTAGTGAAACTCTAATCAATAAATCTATGAAAATCAATACACTCACTGACCTGGAAGCGATAAAAAATGATTTTCTGAATAAGGAGAAAACATTTCAGTTTACTGCTCATATTTGTTATGGTGCGGGGTGTATCTCCTCGGATTGTAAGAAGTTCAAGGAGGCTTTTGAACAGGCGTTGGAACATGAGCACCTCCAGTCGAAAGTACGGATAAACCTTACCGGATGCATGGGGGCTTGTACGCTGGGGCCTACCTTGATTATTAATCCAGGCAATACACTCTATTGCAATCTTAACCCTGCAAGTGCTTCACAGATTGTAAACGAACATATTAAAGAAGGAAATATAGCCAAAAAGTTTTGTTATAAGAACCGGGAGACTGGCGAGATTATACCTTGTTTAAATGAAATTCCTTTTTTTAAGAAACAGAAAAAGATAGTACTTCAAAAATGCGGAGTCGTTGACTATGCTTCTATAGAAGAGTATATAGCTCACGATGGATATTTTGCATTGGTCAAAGCTTTTACCATGACTCCAACTGAGGTGATTGACGAAATAAAAAGATCCGGATTGCGTGGGCGTGGCGGTGGCGGGTTTCCTACCGGTACTAAATGGGCAATGGCCAATAAAGAGAAGAGTGATCAGAAATATCTTATTTGTAATGCCGATGAAGGTGATCCCGGAGCGTTCATGGACCGCAGTTTGCTGGAAGGAGATGCCCATTCGGTGATTGAAGGTATGCTGATAGCCGGATATGCCATTGGCGCTTCCAAAGGGGTGGTTTATATCAGGGCAGAATATCCCATTGCGATTGAAAGGCTGACAATTGGTATCAGGTCTGCACGTGAACTTGGACTTCTTGGCGATAATATCCTTGGAAGTAATTTTAGTTTTGATATTGAGATTAGGATTGGTGCCGGAGCTTTTGTTTGTGGAGAAGAGACAGCATTGATGGAATCGGTGGAAGGAAAAAGGGGAGAACCCCGTCAGAAGCCACCATACCCGGTGCAGAGTGGCTTATTTGGGAAACCTACTGTAATCAATAATGTAGAAACACTGGGCAATGTAGCCCAAATCATATTAAAAGGAGCCAATTGGTTTGCATCCATTGGAACGGATAACAGCAAAGGTACAAAGGTGTTTGCTCTTGCCGGAGATATTGTTCACAAAGGGTTGGTAGAAGTAGCCATGGGAACTACTTTGGGTGAGATTCTTTATGATATTGGTGGAGGAATTCCAAGAGGTAAGTTATTCAAAATGGCTCAGACCGGAGGTCCTTCAGGCGGATGTCTTACGGCCGAGCACCTCAATACTCCTATTGATTATGAATCTCTGACCAAGCTTGGTGCCATTATGGGCTCAGGTGGTTTGATCTGTACTGATGAAGATACATGCATGGTTGATATGGCCCGGTTCTTTATGGACTTTGTTCAGGATGAATCGTGCGGGAAATGTGTTCCATGTCGTATCGGAACGAAACGGATGCTGGAAATTTTGGAACGGATCACCCGTGGTGAGGGAAAAGAAGGCGATGTGGAGCTTCTCTTTGAACTGGGTAATACAATTAAAGATTCTGCTATTTGCGGTTTGGGGCAGACAGCCCCCAACCCGGTACTTAGCACTATCAAGTATTTCAGACAAGAGTATGACGAGCATATCAGGCAGAATTACTGCCGGGCTGGCGTTTGCGGCAATCTTTTCCTTGCTCCTTGTCAGAATGCTTGTCCTGCAAAGGTTAATGTACCTGGTTATGTTGCCTTGATTGCTGCTGGTAGGGTGCGTGATGCCTATAATCTGATCCGTCAGGAGAATCCATTCCCATCTATTTGCGGCAGGGTTTGTACTCATCCCTGCGAAAGTAAATGTCGCCGGGCTCAGATTGATGATCCAATTGCCATAGCCGATTTGAAACGCTATGCTGCTGATTTTGTGTATAATTCAGGTGAGCCGCTGGTCAACCTTAATTTCCCTAAGAATGGAAATTCCGTAGGCATTATTGGCGCCGGTCCGTCCGGACTTACCTGTGGGTATTATTTGTCACGGCTTGGCTATACAGTTGATATCTATGAGGAGAAAAGTGTGGCAGGCGGAATTCTGGCTTATGGCATTCCGGAATATCGTTTACCCAAAGAGGAATTGAAAAAAGAGATTGATTCAATTGTTCAGTCGGGAATTAATATCATCTATAACATGAAGGTTGGAAAAGATATCACATTCAATGAATTGAAATCAAAATATAATGCAATATATATTGCAACCGGAACACAACTTTCCAGGAAAATAGGCATCGAAGGAGAGGAAAAAGGCGGGGTCTATCACGGGCTCGATTTCCTGACAGATATTAACCTGAATAAAAAAGTTAAGGTGAAGGGAGTTGTTGCTGTGATTGGAGGTGGCAATACTGCCATCGATGCTGCAAGGTCGGCCCTTCGTCTTGGTGCTAAAGAGGTGCATATCCTTTATAGAAGGAAAAAGGAAGAGATGCCTGCCGACAAAAGAGAGATTGAAGATGCAATAGATGAAGGGGTAATCTTGCATGAATTAGTTGCTCCGGTTCGTTTTGTAGGTGATGGCAAAGTTACAGGGATTGAATGTGTAAGAATGATGCCCGGAAAGTTTGGGAAAGATGGGCGGAGGATACCGATAGAGGTGCTCAACTCTAAGTTTATGATTGATGTTGATATGGTGATTCCGGCAGTGAGCCAATATTCCGATTTACCGTTTATTCCAAGAGGGGAAGTTGGAGTGACCGATTGGGGAACATTTATTGTTGATCCTTGTACACAAATGACCACTCAGCCCGGTATCTTTGCCGGAGGAGATATAGCCCGCGGCTCTGATGTGGTGATTACGTCCATTGCTGATGGAAAGAATGCGGCAAAATCAATTGATATCTATTTAGGCGGAACTGGAAAATTGAACATTGGTGAGCCGATAGAGATCCCGACAAGAGGGGTAGATGAGGGAATTACAGTTGAACATGAGCGGTTCCAGATGCCATCTCTTGACCCGAAAGAAAGGGAAGGCAATTTTGATGAAGTACGGCTGGGCTATCACAAACTTAATGCAATTGCTGAATCAATGAGATGTTTACGGTGTTCAGACCGTAGCTCAGATCATTGTCCTGATCATTAAAAATAAATACTATGATAAACCTGGTAATTAATGATAAAGCAGTTCAGGTAAAAGAGGGTACCACCATTTTTGAAGCTGCCAAACAGAACCATATATTGATTCCTCACTTCTGTTACTTGGAGAACATCCACAAGATTGGTTCCTGCCGCATCTGTGTGGTTGAGGTAGAGGGTGCGAAGAATCTGATAGCATCCTGCGTAACAGTGGTAGCCGAGGGAATGGTTGTTCATACCAATTCAGAAAGGGTTCGCAATGCCCGGAAAGTAATTTATGAACTGATGCTTTCTGATCATCCAAAGAATTGCCTTACTTGCTGGCGAAATCAGAACTGTGAATTACAGGAACTTGGTAATTTGATTCAAGTGGATGAATATAGATATGAAGGTACAAAATCCAAAGATTTTATTGATAATTCAAGTCCGTCAATCGTTCGCGATAGTTCAAAGTGTGTTCTTTGTCGCCGATGTGTCACGGTCTGTAATCAGGTTCAGGGAGTTAGTCTGATGAATCCTCATCATCGCGGTTTTTCTACATTCATCGGCCCATCAGAGGATGAGCTTTTAGGAGAATCAATCTGTACCAATTGTGGACAGTGCGTCTTGGTATGTCCTGTTGGGGCTTTGAAAGAGAAAGATTCTACAGAACAGGTATGGGAAGCATTATATGATAAATCAAAAACGGTGATTGTTCAGACGGCTCCGGCTGTGCGGGCAGCACTTGGAGAATTATTTGGTTTTGAACCCGGTACGTTGGTCACTGGCAAAATGGCTTCTGCCTTGCACGAAATAGGTTTCAAGTATGTTTTTGATACCAATTTCGGAGCGGACCTCACCATTATGGAAGAAGGCTCTGAGTTTCTGGAAAGATTAAAAGATACATTTACTTCGAAGGATAGAACTGCCGTTCTTCCAATGATTACAAGTTGCAGTCCCGGTTGGATAAAATATGTAGAGCATCATTATCCAGAGCAGCTATCTCATTTGTCGAGTTGTAAATCCCCTCATATGATGCTGGGGGCATTGACCAAAACTTACTTTGCCGGGAAGGTTGGAATTGATCCGAAATCTATTTTTATGGTTTCTGTAATGCCTTGTACTGCAAAGAAGTTTGAAATTATCCGTCCTGAAATGTACAATGACGGTTTGGCCAACGTGGATGCAGTGATTACAACGCGTGAACTGGGACGAATGATTAAGGATGCCGGGATTGACTTCCGGAATCTGCCCGAAGGTAAATTTGACAGTCCTTTGGGCTTATCTTCTGGTGCGGCCGATATATTCGGAACAACGGGAGGGGTGATGGAAGCAGCCTTACGTACTGTGTATGAACTGGTCACCGGTCGTGAACTTCCTACGGAAAAACTTCATCTGAAACCTTTGATGGGACTTAACCGGATTAAGACAGCGGAACTAAAGATTGAAAAGACGTTGCCCGAATTCAGATTCCTTGAAGGAAAAACGCTGAGAGTTGCCGTTACAAGTGGACTAATAGGTGCTGCCGAATTGATGGACGAAATAGAAAAAGGTACAAGCTCTTATCATTTTATTGAAGTAATGGGCTGCCCCGGTGGTTGTATGAGTGGAGGCGGACAGCCACGACCGGTCAATGATGCGATCAGGATGCAGAGGCTTCAAGCAATTTACAGAGAGGATGAAGGAAAGGCCTTGCGCAAATCGCATGAAAATGAAGATATAAAGATGTTATATCGTGATTTCCTTGGAGCGCCCCTCGGGCATAAATCGCACGAATTGCTTCACACTATTTATACTCCACGGAATAAGAAGTGAGCCCCTAAAGTTGCTTCACTGTTCTTTTCAGAACTTATAAACAGTCCGATTGTTATTTAGTTAGAGTTCTGCTTTAAGGATTGA
Encoded here:
- a CDS encoding transposase yields the protein MAGHYGLDGKLIQKYYKENLSDFREWDQLSHAEDYILFPKNLSYHLCIDETALTSGELYTILSSKKGHGRKGTIVAVIKGTKAEDIINVLCKIPEKERNIVKEVTLDMAGSMQKIIRCCFPKAIQVIDSFHVQKLAYDALQDLRISYRWQVISDEEEKIKQAKLKGRKYQAKVLANGDTLRQLLARSRYLLFKAPDKWVHSQKVRATLLFEQFPDIMHLYHRVMQLGQIYSQSYDKNVARLKLAQWYESIEQEGYRNFSTVSQTIENNYERILNFFINRSTNAAAESFNAKLKFFRASFRGVADMTFFLFRISKIYA
- the hydE gene encoding [FeFe] hydrogenase H-cluster radical SAM maturase HydE gives rise to the protein MIAVCEILEKQELSRQDIIRLLSITDKGDQELLIKKAYSIKESTIGRKVYLRGLIEFSNYCRKNCYYCGIRSGNNKVARYSLSDDEILQVVEFAQKQQLKGIVLQSGELNRSDFTKRITALITKIKNAANPEFRITLSLGEQSLETYQRWFDAGAQRYLLRIETSNEDLYKKIHPADGLHSFKVRLRCLEDIQKTGYMTGTGVMIGLPFQTIENLTDDLLFIKERDIDMVGMGPYLEHADTPLYDHKDLLMPLMERFNLSIRMIAVLRIMMPDINIASTTALQSIFPLGRELGLKAGANVMMPNITPLKYRRSYLLYDNKPCIDEEADDCWDCLEKRIKMIGEEIVRNEYGDSKHFINRIQID
- the hydF gene encoding [FeFe] hydrogenase H-cluster maturation GTPase HydF; this translates as MGRDLKPHIGIFGRRNVGKSSFINALTGMEVAIVSEVAGTTTDPVKKSMEILGVGPSIIIDTAGIDDSGELGEKRIAKTLDVIKQIDCAVLLIAENTFDEFDEMLIRKFGRYNIPCLIVYNKTDIEALMNSTIKEIQQYTNAPIVEFSAKTNSNVDCVIEALKSIIPETAYQNPSLLKGIISRGDIVLLITSTDSEAPEGRLILPEVMAIRDVLDNGAINIVVEKTELELFLQNTAIKPKLVITDSQAFKLVNKIIPSDIPLTGFSVAFAHMRGPFNEYVKGAKKISNLKDGDRILILESCTHQVSCDDIGRFKIPRWLKEFTHKQLDFDIVTGLDEIKNPVTDYALIIQCGSCMITRKQVFSRLSDAIEAGVPVTNYGLTIAWINGIFDRAIAPFMN
- a CDS encoding transposase family protein, with amino-acid sequence MKKKIDNPTPLDILGMFLPSGLLDYFDLINSESLETCFILFLEEKNIIPEECKTLPLHSKGFMPEIEVQDFPVRGKAVYLRIKRRRWEDTQTGKTYSRDWNLVATGTRITAEFGAFLKELLRQ
- a CDS encoding NAD(P)H-dependent oxidoreductase subunit E, whose translation is MLTEDDVCNVNMMTEEEKYNLLKTVIIDYDRKESNLIQILHMAQAIFSYLPTEVQCFIADQMGLSVSYVNSVLTFYSFFSTKPKGEYNISVCLGTACYVRGGKEVLNRLKDELGIDVGETTADKRYSLTVMRCIGSCGLAPAMTINGKVYKQVNPNKIKRILGMLK
- the hydG gene encoding [FeFe] hydrogenase H-cluster radical SAM maturase HydG, which encodes MKFTPEKYSIADERMKPFIDPVEIRDYLNDTVSSKERVREIITKSLSKQRLNLEEVACLVNANTPELIEEIKEGAKELKRLVYGNRIVLFAPLYIGNKCTNDCAYCGFRISNKNAIRKTLTDEELVKEIESLEDKGQKRLILVYGEHPEYSPGYIAHTVKIAYGVKKGKGEIRRVNINAAPLDVDGFRVVKAAGIGTYQVFQETYNPDAYKIYHPSGRKADYGYRLTALDRAQEAGIDDVGIGALFGLYDWRFEVMGLVRHANHLEACYNVGPHTISFPRVKDASGQNLKTDYFVSDADFTKLVAILRLSVPYTGMILTAREPARLRDEIIQFGVSQIDGGTNIEIGSYAESTAKKNLNRGQFQINDDRPLNEIIDELLDQNMIPSFCTACYRIGRTGEHFMEFSVPGFIKRYCTPNAILTLAEYLIDYAPQHTADKGWKVISSTIDKMDDEKMKISIHEKISLLKSGKRDLYY
- a CDS encoding porin family protein, which gives rise to MKKILVLAIIAMVSATSVAQISWNVKGGINLSSFGGEDLNGSKLNLNYQVGVGMDYALSKRISIQPSLLFITKGAKYHSGLEKMTLNPQYIELPIMAAYKYRLSDKMKLAISAGPYIAYGIGGKFNDEISTGGSTTLVEKNIFGDRNNFTNRPLTDNRLDYGLGAGAAIETNHFIVGLNASSGLKKILKDQLTFKNARNVCYSLSVGYKF
- a CDS encoding sugar O-acetyltransferase; translation: MTDIEKMAAGEVYWGFNPEFVPLLERGHDFCFQYNQTPPSDKVRKRQILEVFLKKVGLNVLPNSPIHIDFGNMEIGDNTFINFNLVVLDEALVTIGNHCFIGPNCSIYTVIHSFGYEDRNQGYMSAHPVVISDNCWLCGNVTVLPGVTIGEGSVIGAGSVVTKDIPAGVLAYGNPCKVIKKIDEVVQKDKSDK